One genomic segment of Carassius auratus strain Wakin chromosome 29, ASM336829v1, whole genome shotgun sequence includes these proteins:
- the LOC113048037 gene encoding insulin-like growth factor I, adult form has protein sequence MSSIHFFQGHWCDVFKCTMRCLSCTHTLSLLLCVLALTPATLEAGPETLCGAELVDTLQFVCGDRGFYFSKPTGYGPNSRRSHNHGIVDECCFQSCELRRLEMYCAPVKPGKSPRSLRAQRHTDTPKTPKKPSSGNSHSSCKEVHQKNSSRGNTGGRNYRS, from the exons ATGTCTAGCATTCATTTCTTCCAGGGGCATTGGTGTGATGTCTTCAAG TGTACCATGCGCTGTCTCTCGTGCACCCACACCCTCTCACTGTTGCTGTGCGTCCTCGCGTTGACTCCCGCGACACTGGAGGCGGGGCCGGAGACGCTGTGCGGGGCGGAGCTTGTAGACACGCTGCAGTTTGTGTGTGGAGACAGGGGGTTTTATTTCA GCAAACCAACAGGATATGGGCCTAATTCAAGACGGTCGCACAACCATGGCATCGTGGACGAATGCTGCTTTCAGAGTTGTGAGCTGAGGCGCCTCGAGATGTATTGTGCGCCTGTAAAGCCTGGAAAAAGTCCACGATCCCTAAGAGCGCAACGGCATACAGATACTCCAAAGACACCAAAG AAACCTTCATCTGGAAATAGCCACTCTTCCTGTAAG GAGGTTCATCAGAAGAACTCGAGCAGAGGAAACACAGGGGGCAGAAACTATCGCAGTTAG
- the LOC113048039 gene encoding uncharacterized protein LOC113048039 isoform X1 — translation MIMASSYMVIFALAVLVELTTRTTTALHKVKMDGENTDQDRAVSTEGDDDLSEMGPGRLIFRRQADEDGTNRIFILADTGIKGSLGRETNLAFSKTFPVMPPSGMDHALDGFNTRDERRSTDNAIPMGRSDSKHCKVSHLLQQYFYIAMKGV, via the exons ATGATCATGGCATCATCTTACATGGTAATCTTTGCGCTTGCAGTTTTAGTTGAGTTGACTACTCGCACAACAACAGCTTTGCACAAAGTTAAGATGGATGGAGAAAATACAGACCAAGACAGAGCGGTGTCGACAGAAGGAGATGATGACTTAAGTGAAATGGGACCCGGGCGGCTCATCTTCAGGAGACAGGCGGACGAAGATGGGACAAACCGCATCTTCATACTTGCT GACACAGGAATAAAAGGGTCTCTTGGGAGGGAAACAAACCTTGCCTTTTCAAAAACCTTCCCTGTGATGCCGCCAAGTGGGATGGATCATGCTCTGGATGGATTCAACACGAGGGATGAGAGACGTAGCACAGATAATGCCATTCCCATGGGCAGAAGCGACAGTAAGCACTGCAAAGTTTCTCATCTTCTTCAGCAATATTTTTACATAGCCATGAAAGGAGTCTGA
- the LOC113048039 gene encoding pro-MCH 2-like isoform X2 has translation MIMASSYMVIFALAVLVELTTRTTTALHKVKMDGENTDQDRAVSTEGDDDLSEMGPGRLIFRRQADEDGTNRIFILADTGIKGSLGRETNLAFSKTFPVMPPSGMDHALDGFNTRDERRSTDNAIPMGRSDILRCMIGRVYRPCWQA, from the exons ATGATCATGGCATCATCTTACATGGTAATCTTTGCGCTTGCAGTTTTAGTTGAGTTGACTACTCGCACAACAACAGCTTTGCACAAAGTTAAGATGGATGGAGAAAATACAGACCAAGACAGAGCGGTGTCGACAGAAGGAGATGATGACTTAAGTGAAATGGGACCCGGGCGGCTCATCTTCAGGAGACAGGCGGACGAAGATGGGACAAACCGCATCTTCATACTTGCT GACACAGGAATAAAAGGGTCTCTTGGGAGGGAAACAAACCTTGCCTTTTCAAAAACCTTCCCTGTGATGCCGCCAAGTGGGATGGATCATGCTCTGGATGGATTCAACACGAGGGATGAGAGACGTAGCACAGATAATGCCATTCCCATGGGCAGAAGCGACA TACTGAGGTGCATGATAGGGAGAGTATACAGGCCCTGCTGGCAAGCTTGA